The DNA window tatatatatatatatatatatatatatatatatatatatatatatattttttttttttatatatgcaaatatgtaCAATACTTTTTGACAAAGAAACCAAAGGACAGCCATATAAAAAGGTGTGGTGTTCTTTTGAAAAAGTATATAGAGGGGCATTTAAGTCCTAATTGGCTATCACAACTGAATGTCACAGTTGGCCAGTGTACTCATATACACAGttccacttcccttctgtgaaggCAACAGTCATtggtgtgcatgcatgcatgtatgtactTGTGCTGATCACTACAAACTActgtacaatgttaaaaaaataaattgtgaagAATTGTTCTCAATATGTGCcatgctcttttaaaaacaacaagtgtAATGATCTGTGCAATTCCCATGGTAACGAAATAATTATTTTCACACTGACATATTGCCGCTTTGATTCTGTCAGTATGTTTCAACATTCGTAAATAATATGCAATAATTTTAGACAGAAGTGTCATGACTACCTACATTACAGACAATTAACCTTTGTATGTCTGGAACAATGCTTTGTATCTGTCCTCTCACATTTAAAACAGGATCTGGACCATTATATAGTCCCTGTGAAATGTGTAATGCCTCAGAGTAatactagttaaaaaaaacaaacaaataacccaACGAAAACAAGActtctattttattaaaatgttttatgcaaTAAAAACACCACAAGAGGCATCCCTCAAGGGATAGTAAATAAAGATGTATACATGAGAACACAAGTATTAAGACAGCAGTCAATCAATCTATATCTATCCGAACATCTGTGTATACAGCAAATGAACaacataaatgtattaataaaagcaCAATAGTGATGctgtacatttaataaacaaacatctcCACTGACTGTATAGCACAGCCACCTGTTGCAGAATGACCGATTCAACTGAAGTACATAAAATATCTAACTAGATGATGCATCAAGTGCACCTGAAAACAACTGTCTTCCATCTCAGATTTGATCAAATTTGTACACTCAGTGTTCTGTAGCGTTATCTATCTGTACTTCAGAGTCAACGAAGTCTGATTTGCAACACCCTTAACTAATctggacacaaaataaaaacttactGGTTTAAAACATCATAACAGTGGGCACTTGTAAAAAGTGAAAGAAATTGTGACTTAGGTCAATCAGATAGGATAATCTCAGCAGGTATCCACTTTCTTGGCTTTGGCTGCATTTTCCAGGATTTTTCTCTTCCATTCTTCATAGTCTTGCTTGACAGATTCTTCAGACTTTTGCTGTTTAGGCTCGGTTGCTGtctcttctgtttaaaaaatacaataatacaaaaataaacacagcagcaaTTACTGCATGCTCAAATAGCATAGTGTTATTTTCATGACTAATACCACCgagaattttaagaaaattgATGGGGAGTTGTAGCTATGTTTAATAAATGGATGGTCTTCCTACCTTCTTTGTTCTCTATGCACTCAAGCAATGTCTTTTGCCTCTTGCTGGTTGTTTTTACTGATATGATTGGCTCTGCAGATTCACCTGCCGGGCAAACAAGAACATTACTGCAGTTAAAAACCATTACAATGCTAAATATACAAGAACcacataaaaacattacaaatgatcCTTACAGGAACCCCTTAAAAATAGAAGGGCTGAAGCATTTTAATACCTACATCCATAGCATAAAGAACGTCACCTCCAATAGCAAGTCATTAAACATGGCCACTAGTGTCTTCCGAAACGGTTTTGTCCTCAGTTATTACTTACTGCAAATTTGCTGTCCAAATTTCTCTAGTTGAGTGCAGAGTCGATCAAAGATGCCCTTCTTAGCACCAGAGGTGGCTGTCAATTTCGTCTTATCAACTTTGATTTTCATACACCTAGGAGAACAACGTTTAGTGTATTAGTGAATGGAAGTTTAGCATTTCCATTGTCAGAATCCACAACTCCTTTGCACAAAACTTAACATAACCATGCTGCAGACATCACTTTATTACTACATATAAATTCTGTTACTGTTGACATAGCTGCTTTAACGAGCAGACTGAATGACTTACTTGCATGCTGTGAACAATGCTGCAGTGGTAAAGAGCAGCTTCGATAAATCCAATCCACTCTGCTGTGCTTCAGGTAAACTGGATTCAtatctgcaaaaacaaaagctCAAGTATCATTATATAACGTACTAAAAGGACATTTCACTCTGGATCATTGAGAAACCTGAACATTGGCTCTATTCTGACTTTCATATACAGTCTCAAACAGAAGCCCTTTGCATCCACTGAATGCATTGAAATCTGATTCAGTTTGTATACTAGCTATGGCATTCCCTCCTCACCTGTGTAGTATCTTCACTGCTGTATTCACTGCCTCTGTGCAGCCATGCTGAACAGCCAAGTCTCGCATCCCCATTTGGGACTCCAAACCCAGCATGCACTCCAGGGATTTCAAATGGCTCTGGTATATCATCTTATTTAACCCAGACAGTTTCACCACATACTCCTAGtgcaatacagaaatacaaagttTACACTGATTTGAGAGGAACATTTTTCTTGCATTGTATAACAACTTCAATACAACCATAAATCTCAGTACAAAGCTCCCCATCATAAAACAATCCTAAAATCATATGTGAAACGCATGCACTAGAAAAAGTGCATAGAACACAATCAACATGTGGACAGAGCAATAATAAAGAACACCTTTGACACATGCATTATACACTTCTACATCAGGTTAGCAGCGTGGTTTAAAGTAACAACCTGCATTCGTTCTTACTTTGTCTACTGGGTGTTTCATTGATGCAGCTGCCAGGTCCAGGCACATGATCGCATTGCTGGTTGCCGTTGTATGTGCGGACAGCCCTGTGCATTTCACCTGCGACAGCCGGAGGTACTCTTCTGCTTTCCTACAAACAGCAATAGTaccacccatatatatatatatatatatatatatatatatatatatatatatatatatatatatatatattgcacaacaAGGTACCCTTCCATCTTGTTcgaaatcattacatttttagcACACAGACTAGTATCCACTGGGTTAAATGCTGGCAATTCCAATCAACCTGTTTTATCTAAATATCTATCACAGGGGTGTATCCAGATTACACTGTGCACCATcctgtcaaaaaaaagaaaacatttaaacattgtaCTTATTGCCAGGCTACCGAGATCAGAAGCAGTGCACACTTGACCTGTAGCCTTAAAACGCTTCAGCGATTTCATTACTGCCTACACTAAGAAAAATAAGGCTTACGACTAGCAATAAGCGCTCATAATCAATCTAAATAACGCATACCCGGGTAGtaccttaacacacacacacacgacttaGCCTGTCTAGTTTTATTATTACTTACGAGATTATTTTAACAACAGTTATTCCCAATTTAGATGCCAATCTTCTGATCATTTCTTGCTCCATGTTTGTTGACTGTGTTGAAAACTTTGCTCTAAATAACTGTAAACTAATATTAATTACAGCTTCCACTACTGTACCAAACGAGAAAGACGCTGGAGTTTCGCGGGAATTTTCAGCTATATCAACGCCTTGCTGTACTTTAAGACCCCGTGATTGGCTATTGTTTCTGACGTTCCATTAGATTTACTTTGATTGGCTTGTTGTTAAAATAGTGGAGACGCAGCAATAACCCGCCTCATCCGGGGTGGAGGAGACTttggagaaatatatatatatatatatatatatatatatatatatatatatatatatatatatatatatatatatatataccgtgaaagtaaataaagttaataaaattaTAGAATAATTTAATTTTGCACTAGCTatcattattttaacatgttgTGTAGGATTTTAATCTTTAATAAGTTAACCATGTTTGTCCTTtcgtttaagaaaaaaaaaaaaaaacgcccacCATTTCTTCAGTAAAGCGTTTCTACAGTAAAGAAAGTAGATCAGTTGCCATATGCATTAAATATGCCGGTTATTTAAGCAAATGTATTAAAACGGAAAGTTGAACTGTAATGTTATAAGAGACCAGTAAAACTTAAGAGACTACACCTTTAAAGTTTGCCTAAATTTTTATATAACTACcaatttccttttctttaaaattaaatcaaataaaacatattccTCTTTTTGCAGCCATGatagcagtatttttgtttttcttattgacAGAAGACTTTGTACTGCTGAGAAAACCCCACAATTTACAGCCCATAGCTTTAAATGGTTTTGCCTTCTACTGCAGTATTTGTTCCCCACTATTACTGTTATGTATCAattggttgttttttcttttcttgaccAATGAGAGGATTTCTTCTTGGAACCGTCACAGGGTTAGCTAGCTGCAGTCACATGATTTGGAGAGATTGACGGGGGTTGTGTTTCCTGATACAGACTTAGTAATAATCATGGTAAGTCTTAATATTATTGATGAATTAGTTGCACATCTGCAGAATAATACAGATGATAATCAGCATTATGTGCACGCGATGCGGTCTATATATGTCAGTTTCGATTTGTAACTAGTAAGACATGTTTAAAAATCTAAACTAGGGTCCTACTAGATGGGTGGTGTGCAAAGGCCTAGTGTGGCTGTCCTGCTATTTTCAATGGTAGAAAATAATTCCACTTGTAAtaccgtgcatattattattattattgtaaaattaaCTATGCACACGGTAATAAATAATGTTGTCAGACGTGTCGATAACCTGTAAGTTTGCACACTACCAAATAAGTATTTAAACAATTATAACATACTAGGGAAGTAGTGAAtgtttacatgcaaataaacgCAATACACTGCATTTGAcaagaaaattataaaaaaaaaaaaaaaaaaaaaagctagaatgTATATGTCGATCCCCGTCATTTTGCTCCAGATGAAGTTAGAAAGTAAACTCGATTGATATGTACGTAGTTTGTTTTAACCACTAATCGTACTTTATACTTATTGAGACTATAGTTCAGAATGCATAATTAACGTTAACGCCGTATTTAAACTTCCCTGTTGCGTGTAACGGTATGCATGCCAATAAAGGGCAGGTATGTCGAATGAGTAATTTATTAAAGGGCTAGTAATTTACTTAACTGCAAATGTGCTGTCTCACGGTTGAAAATACTACTTGCTCCAtagtattaacaaaaaaacaacgcaTTTATGTTCACTGTTTCTGCAGACACAGGTCCCGCTTAAATGTAACATCAGcatatttttcaaattgaaattgtCTCTGAGGTTcactttgacacatttttttttgatcCGAGTCTTTTGAAGCACTGAGGTATTAGTTATTTTGCTGTAAATGTTAGAAAACACTATTGTAGTTTAGTTAATTGGAATAACAGACTTTTTACATTATGGGATAAGTGGTTCAGGGCTTTGTTGTTACACTGCAGTTAAAGGAAATGCGTGCCAGATTCACAAATTCACATAGCTCACGCaatgaaagtaaagtaaaaaataaagcaaatgaatAACGCACAACTTAGATTAAGTGACATGATATCTTTTGTTTAGGCAACTAAGCAGAATCATATACATGTTTAAACGTCACACCCATACAATAGATTCCCATGCACTGTTTGGATTTCACAAACATTTAAGTATATGTTATAATTATGTAAAGCATGGTAGTAATTAGATGCACATTGTGTGTGTTTAGGTCAATTGAATGGATCCATCACTGTGCCTGTCCATCACTAGTGTTTTTCTTTAATGGCATTTGTTTTCAACAAAGTCTATGTGTTGTCTTTCAGCCTGCCACTCAGCAGTCTCCGCAGGATGAGCAGGAAAAGCTTCTGGATGAAGCAATTCAGGCTGTGAAGGTCCAGTCCTTTCAGATGAAGCGCTGCCTGGTAAGCACAATTGTTTCTCGCCGTTCCTCCAAAAGCAAATGCTTCAGCGACAGTGTATATCGACAGATACCTTGAGAGGAAAGACAAGTGTTTTCTCAAGTGCAAGGTTTGCATAAAATACAGTAAAGCCTTAATGAAAGCaagacccttttttatttttgcaaaaaaaccctaaaaaaaaccaaacaaacatgcTTTGAAGAGCCTGTTCAAATTAATGTTAATTAGTTTTTGTCTTATATGGCTGTGTGTCTGACAGTCCAGTGTGTTGATTAATTCTGTCCCTCTGCCTATCCATATATCTTTGTTAGAGGATTtatggtaaatgtttattttagttaaagTTTTATCATTATTGAGGCAAGATAAAAATGGCTTTGtattctaaaacattttaatctctGACCTTTCAACTGTAAAAGGCAGTATCAAGCCTGAGGAGAGTTGTTAATTCTGTGTATATGTGAAGATTGAGTGTTTCAAAGTTGTGCGTTCATGCTTTGACACTGATGGTTTTTTGCTTGTAGGACAAGAACAAGCTTATGGATGCTCTGAAACATGCCTCAAACATGCTTGGAGAGCTGAGGACTTCCATGCTGTCACCAAAGAGTTATTACGAACTCTGTATCCTTTCCTTTGACAGTGCTGGTGTTACCCAACCTAAAAAGTTTAGATTTTCAcggcaacaaaaacaaatgtgcaaaatAAGGAGAACAAAAAGTTAAGACAATTTGACCTTGACTTCTCATGGAGGTTTTTTCCTTTAACTGACTGAACTTTGGTAAATGTTGTGTGCAGTTGCCATTAAAGAAGGGATGCACGAGCTAAATTTAATTGCAGCGGCGACTCTGTATAATCACACCCTGTAGTATTATGCTGgtaaaattaattgattttaatgaTTCAAACTCAAAGTAATTTATGTGAGGTTCAACTTGAAATACACGTTCTAAATAAACAGTACCTATTGCCTGAATATACTGCTgcttttttactttcaaataaagtGACTTTTTGGCTTAACTTTGACTGAAGACATGGCCATTTCTGATGAACTACATTACCTGGAGGTCTACTTGACTGATGAGTTTGCTAAAGGCAGGAAGGTGTCAGATCTCTACGAACTAGTTCAGTATGCAGGAAACATCATCCCAAGGCTGTAAGTTCTTTTAACAAAAATTGCTAAATAAGGTTGGCAATGGGTAGAATTCCTGAGGTTTGCTATGACCCTAACCTTAAAGATCACCTGTGCTGGTTGGTTTGGTGCTTTGGTCAATGATGGATGAAGTATAATGGTAGGTTATGAGACTGGgtctttgctctgccacagtcctttTACCCAATTAagcctggttcaccgctgcaacccctgcGCTCACTCGGCAGagatgaagatgaacacacgcttcctccgaaacgtgtgtcgtcagccgtctgcttcttttcactctgcaggcctgccatgcagccacctcagctACAAcattggaggaccacgcagctctgagctgcttgcaggcaggcccggacagtctacaggggtcgctggtgtgtggtgagccgaggacaccttggccgacctaagccctccccatcTCGGGCAGTGCTCTGCCAATTGTTCGCCGCCCCCAGGGAACTCCCGTTCAtgactggcgacctccaggctatagggtgcatcctgcattcCACGTGGAATACCTATACTGGATTAGCTTTTATTGAATGTGTGCTTCACTGCAACAACAATAGATTAACTAGAGCATAGTGCTGGAGTACCAGGTGTTGCTTCATGTGATCCTCTCACTACCCAGTGGTAAAAATGTCTTGCGGTCTACTAATTACTtatttgctgtaaaataagaTTCTCACAAAAAATTGAGTGGTGGGAGTCTGCAGTGCTTAGAGGACTTACCGATTTGGCTGCCATGacaacagctttatttatttatttatttaggtgtcTACGGGAGACCACTTTCCTGTTGGAAAGTGTTTATATACAGAAACAGCAGTATGCTTCGCTGTTGTCTGCAgaatattttaacatttgcattattttcagtAACTGTAGGATCATTCAGCTCCATGTGCAATACCTGCTGTTATGAATTTTGTCCAACATAATTAGGTGTCAggagcaaatgtttattttaatgaaatactgTGCATCAAGGCTGTAAAGAAACTTCAGTGTTAGACCATTATGCCTAAAAATATGTGTGATGCCTTTATTGTTGTATTTAGCATTACTGCTAAGAGTGTAGCATGCTTGGAAGCCATTTAAAGGCGATGTAACCACTAGTTACCctatgctaaataaaaaatagagaaatGGATTCTTAACCTAAAATTCAAAATTTTCTTCACATTTATACAGTTTATGTTTTAATACTTAGTACTGAGGTGGCCTTATAGCAAGGTTTCTCTGTACTAAGCCCACCTCATATTTAAGACCTCTTTCTTTTCCAGTGACTGTTTGTTGCTGTTGGCAGTTGTGTGAAGTTGCTCTCAGTATTAAGAGCACCCCTGTACTCAGTAAGGCCACCATCTGCTGTCCCAAATGTACCAAACCTCTGTTAAATGACTTATTTAATGAGACCTACCAGCCAATCACGATACATGATACACCACTATTAAGTCACATTTTCTTGGTCCCTTGGCTGGCCTTAATAGATCAGTTTCACTGTAtgttaatttgatttaattatgGGGTTCATTGTGTATATTGGTGGCCGTATGAAAATCCAttcaaactttattaaaaaataaatacattgctagCTACCCCAGCAGTGATTGTGTTTTGCACTGCTCTGTCTGTTTACAGTTACTTGCTGATCACTGTGGGTGTGGTGTACGTGAAGTCGTTTCCACAGTCTCGCAAGGATATCCTGAAGGACCTGGTGGAAATGTGCAGAGGAGTGCAGCATCCCCTTCGAGGCCTCTTCCTCAGAAACTACCTTCTGCAGTGCACCAGAAACATCCTGCCAGACGACGGGGAACAGCCAGAGTAAGAATGCATTTCCagtgtggtggtggttgtggtacAGTCAATTTCTGGGCAAAATGGCATAAGCCACTTTCAAACCTAGGCATCCAATGAAGGGTTTGTGCATGAACCCACTGTCCCTTCATTCCAGCCTCGCTTCCCTTACCCAGTATGAAATATTTCCTCTTTTGAAAATGACTTGGAGGTACAGATATCGTAAAAGCCATGCAATTTTAACAATGGTTATTCCCATTCTGTGCAATAATGTGgtagtgcagtgtgcagtggaATGCGTTGTTGCTTCCTTACGTGTGCTGGTGCCCACACTGATTAGATTGGTGTGCTTCTGATCGTTGACTTCTAGTCTATAGCACATTCTTACACCTCTAATCCACTTGGCCCAGGGTTGTCTGCATTCCATTGTCAGTTTGTGCCAGCTGCGTTTAGTTGGTTTTGGCCCTTTTGCTTTTAGGCCTGCATAGTGAAGTACACCGATCTTGATTCCACCTTAGATCTTCGTGGGCTCAGAAATACACAGAAccacaagaaaatttaaaataggGCCCTATATCTGTAAAAAGTGTCCCGAcaagtatttttaaattttagtttcttttttatttgatacGCTGCTTTCACTGAGGTTTTATGGAAATACATGTGAGGAATGCTTTAAGTTTGAAAGTGTCCCATTGTTCCTGGCTTTCTTGGTAGCAAATTACATTCTAATTAAACAGTCTGCAGCATATTGTTGGATAGTGCGAGTatgaaggataaaaaaaaatatatttaaattgcatCTAATCTTATTAGAGAGGAGACTACTGGTGACATTAACGACTCGATGGACTTTGTACTCCTGAACTTTGCGGAGATGAACAAGCTGTGGGTTCGAATGCAGCATCAGGGTCACAGCAGAGACCGGGAGAAGAGGGAGCGAGAGCGTCAGGAGCTGAGGATTCTTGTTGGGACCAACCTGGTCCGTCTGAGCCAGTTAGAGGGAGTTAATGTGGAGAAATACAAACAGGTACAGTCATGAGAGATGCTGTCATTCTGAAGCTACTAGATTAATCCTGCAACTCCCCACACACAGACTTTGTCAGTTCCTAT is part of the Polyodon spathula isolate WHYD16114869_AA chromosome 13, ASM1765450v1, whole genome shotgun sequence genome and encodes:
- the orc6 gene encoding origin recognition complex subunit 6 translates to MEQEMIRRLASKLGITVVKIISKAEEYLRLSQVKCTGLSAHTTATSNAIMCLDLAAASMKHPVDKEYVVKLSGLNKMIYQSHLKSLECMLGLESQMGMRDLAVQHGCTEAVNTAVKILHRYESSLPEAQQSGLDLSKLLFTTAALFTACKCMKIKVDKTKLTATSGAKKGIFDRLCTQLEKFGQQICSESAEPIISVKTTSKRQKTLLECIENKEEETATEPKQQKSEESVKQDYEEWKRKILENAAKAKKVDTC